The following are from one region of the Carnobacterium gallinarum DSM 4847 genome:
- a CDS encoding HdeD family acid-resistance protein: MKNVIKYLLLISAILMLIMGIWFIFNPSASLATVTMLIGLLLGANGIIETFSYFQERRVWNISKWVLFDGLASLIAGLFILFNPGIAQSTLVFAFGIWVLFSGIMRLLTAVSIRNFPGWTWILTIGIIAIVIAIISFFNPLILGIALGLILGVFFIIQAFNIFMIYLMIKAQP, translated from the coding sequence TTGAAAAATGTAATTAAATATTTATTATTGATTAGTGCTATTTTAATGTTGATTATGGGAATCTGGTTTATTTTCAATCCAAGTGCTTCTCTAGCAACAGTAACCATGTTAATTGGATTGCTATTAGGAGCGAACGGAATCATTGAAACTTTCTCCTATTTCCAAGAACGAAGAGTTTGGAATATTTCTAAATGGGTATTATTTGACGGACTGGCTTCATTGATTGCTGGATTGTTTATCCTATTTAATCCAGGAATTGCACAAAGTACATTAGTTTTTGCCTTTGGAATTTGGGTACTTTTCTCTGGAATTATGCGTTTGTTGACCGCTGTTTCTATTCGCAATTTCCCAGGTTGGACATGGATTTTGACAATTGGAATTATTGCAATTGTCATTGCCATCATCTCATTCTTCAATCCACTTATTCTAGGGATTGCACTAGGCTTAATTTTAGGCGTTTTCTTTATTATCCAAGCCTTCAATATTTTTATGATTTACTTGATGATTAAGGCTCAACCTTAA
- a CDS encoding YeiH family protein yields MEKLKGVLYVFIIALVATWLGNLFPIVGSAVFAILFGILIKNTLGVQEQFKSGIAFSSKKILQGSIILLGFSLTIQDVGKTGLSSLKVTLFTILVAFVVAFLFGKWLKIPNKMQILIGVGTAICGGSAIAAVSPIIEADEDEVALSISTIFLFNIIAVFLFPFLGHLFNMSDAGFGLWAGTAINDTSSVVAAGYSFSNAAGDFATIVKLTRATLIIPISLIIAGITFYQKKQTTEKVSLKQIFPWFILYFLIASIISSTGILPAAFISTSSWLAKFMIAMALAAIGLSANLKDMLKTGAKPVLLGLITWFCVAGSSLLIQFFENQL; encoded by the coding sequence ATGGAGAAATTAAAAGGTGTATTATATGTATTTATCATTGCACTAGTTGCAACCTGGTTAGGAAACTTATTTCCAATTGTTGGAAGTGCTGTTTTTGCAATATTATTTGGGATCTTAATAAAAAATACTCTTGGAGTTCAAGAACAATTCAAGTCTGGAATTGCTTTTTCATCAAAAAAAATTTTACAAGGTTCCATCATCTTACTAGGATTTAGCCTAACGATTCAAGACGTTGGAAAAACTGGGCTTTCTTCATTAAAAGTAACTTTATTTACGATTCTTGTCGCATTTGTAGTGGCTTTTTTATTCGGTAAATGGCTAAAAATCCCTAATAAAATGCAGATTCTAATTGGAGTTGGAACCGCTATTTGTGGCGGATCGGCCATTGCTGCGGTGTCACCAATCATCGAGGCGGATGAAGACGAAGTCGCGTTATCGATTTCCACTATCTTCCTATTTAATATTATCGCTGTTTTTCTCTTTCCATTTTTAGGGCATCTTTTTAACATGTCTGATGCTGGTTTTGGACTTTGGGCAGGAACAGCGATTAACGATACCTCATCTGTTGTTGCCGCTGGATATAGCTTTAGCAATGCTGCTGGGGATTTCGCTACAATTGTAAAATTAACTCGAGCAACATTGATTATCCCAATTTCATTAATCATTGCTGGAATTACTTTTTATCAAAAGAAACAAACAACCGAAAAAGTGTCATTAAAACAAATCTTCCCTTGGTTTATTTTGTATTTCTTAATCGCTTCAATTATTAGCTCAACTGGTATTTTACCTGCTGCTTTTATCTCAACTAGTAGTTGGTTAGCTAAGTTTATGATTGCTATGGCATTAGCTGCAATTGGGCTATCTGCCAATCTAAAAGATATGCTCAAAACTGGAGCAAAACCGGTTTTATTAGGTTTAATTACTTGGTTCTGTGTAGCTGGAAGTAGCTTGTTGATTCAATTTTTTGAAAACCAATTGTAA
- a CDS encoding undecaprenyl-diphosphate phosphatase: MLDILKAVILGIVEGITEWLPISSTGHMILVDEFLKLDVSKAFLEMFQVVIQLGAIMAVVVLYFHKLNPFSPKKTKQENKDTFSLWFKVIVAVLPAAVIGLKFDDYLNDKFYNFGTVATTLIIYGILFIVIENWAKDRTPSITSFKDLSYKTALLIGAFQVLALIPGTSRSGATILGAIILGSSRFIAAEFSFFLSIPVMFGASLLKMIKFGFNFTGMEIVILLTGMIVAFVVSILAIKFLMGYIKNNDFKAFGWYRIILGVILLGYMFFFK, translated from the coding sequence ATGTTAGATATTTTAAAAGCCGTCATTCTAGGAATTGTTGAAGGAATTACCGAGTGGCTTCCAATTAGTAGTACGGGGCATATGATTTTAGTTGATGAATTTCTAAAACTAGATGTATCAAAAGCCTTTTTAGAAATGTTTCAAGTAGTTATTCAATTAGGTGCTATTATGGCCGTTGTCGTCCTCTATTTTCATAAGCTAAACCCATTCTCGCCTAAGAAGACAAAGCAAGAGAACAAAGATACTTTTAGTTTATGGTTTAAAGTAATCGTTGCAGTTTTACCTGCCGCTGTTATTGGATTAAAATTCGATGACTATTTAAATGATAAATTTTATAATTTTGGTACAGTTGCAACAACACTAATCATTTATGGAATTTTATTTATTGTCATTGAAAATTGGGCAAAAGATCGTACACCTTCAATTACTAGCTTTAAAGATTTAAGCTATAAAACAGCATTATTGATTGGAGCTTTTCAAGTTTTAGCTTTAATTCCTGGAACGTCTCGTTCTGGAGCAACAATTTTAGGAGCTATCATTTTAGGAAGTTCACGCTTTATTGCTGCTGAATTTTCTTTCTTCCTATCAATCCCAGTCATGTTTGGTGCCAGCCTTTTAAAAATGATAAAATTTGGCTTTAACTTCACTGGTATGGAAATCGTCATCCTATTAACTGGTATGATCGTTGCCTTTGTTGTCTCAATCTTAGCAATCAAATTCTTGATGGGTTACATTAAAAATAATGACTTCAAGGCATTCGGTTGGTATCGTATTATTTTAGGGGTTATCTTACTAGGTTATATGTTTTTCTTTAAATAA
- a CDS encoding SMI1/KNR4 family protein: MTEEYSKAKKIIEENDDLVDDFGGASDDIIKKAQLVLSVQFPEDYKLFLSCFGALTFGSIEIYGVFREDFDNSGVPDVVWVTLNERNLVNMPKHLVILYNTGMGEMYCMNYEDLNSDNEPKITSYFPGFSENAQKNEVLYDNFGGFLLDMIKEEID, from the coding sequence ATGACTGAAGAGTATAGTAAAGCAAAAAAAATAATTGAAGAGAATGATGATTTAGTAGATGATTTTGGAGGGGCCTCAGATGATATCATAAAAAAAGCTCAATTGGTTCTTAGTGTACAATTTCCAGAAGACTATAAACTTTTTTTATCTTGTTTTGGAGCTTTAACTTTTGGTTCTATAGAAATTTATGGAGTGTTTAGAGAAGACTTTGACAATTCTGGTGTTCCAGATGTTGTTTGGGTTACTTTAAATGAACGAAATTTGGTAAATATGCCAAAGCATTTAGTTATCCTGTACAATACTGGAATGGGAGAAATGTATTGTATGAACTATGAAGATTTGAATAGTGATAATGAGCCCAAAATTACATCTTATTTTCCAGGTTTTTCTGAAAATGCGCAAAAAAATGAAGTTTTATATGATAACTTTGGAGGATTTCTTTTAGATATGATAAAAGAAGAAATAGATTAA
- a CDS encoding HNH/ENDO VII family nuclease, with product MNQGLAPLGPDGNPVNLHHMTQRDISSIAEVEQSFHQINSKTIHINPNSVPSGIDRKSFNKWRSDYWKNRVKDFK from the coding sequence ATGAACCAAGGATTGGCTCCTTTAGGACCAGATGGTAACCCTGTGAACTTGCATCATATGACCCAACGAGATATAAGCTCTATTGCAGAGGTAGAGCAGTCTTTCCATCAGATCAATTCTAAAACAATTCATATTAATCCTAATTCAGTTCCGTCTGGAATAGATAGGAAATCTTTTAATAAATGGCGTTCTGACTATTGGAAAAATAGAGTAAAAGATTTTAAGTAA